From one Lycium ferocissimum isolate CSIRO_LF1 chromosome 7, AGI_CSIRO_Lferr_CH_V1, whole genome shotgun sequence genomic stretch:
- the LOC132062474 gene encoding polygalacturonase-like codes for MFFRSLLIVLLATLLFSTSCNGKKIGKPIKRGNNAPKIDNVKKKTQAIIDIQAFGAKGDGLTNDTEAFIKAWKKACQTENGVLLIPRHKTYYIGPIKFHGPCKKGLRMTINGELIASKDISDYKQDRRHWLLFQNMENFIVEGVGSINGNGQVWWKLSCKIDKTIPCNAKTLTVPTAMTFYNCTNLTVRNLELKNPQKMHLTITKSVFVEVSRLRITAPADSPNTDGIHVSGTKDIDIHHSYIETGDDCISIVNGSTNVRARYIHCGPGHGISIGSLGKNKQEDVVSNIYVHDATLRGTTNGLRIKSWQGGRGYAKDILFQDVVMVNVTNPIIIDQFYCDQDNPCKEQKEAVHVSNIMYKNIKGTSSTQTAIILNCSKTIPCKGIQMENVDIRHESGSTVKALCANVKYTTKGVFFPKCPSEHR; via the exons atgtttttcagaaGCCTCCTTATAGTACTATTAGCCACTTTATTGTTTTCAACCTCTTGTAATGGAAAGAAAATTGGGAAACCAATAAAACGTGGTAATAATGCACCAAAAATtgataatgtgaaaaaaaagaCACAAGCAATTATTGATATACAAGCTTTTGGAGCCAAAGGTGATGGACTCACAAACGATACAGAG GCATTTATAAAGGCTTGGAAGAAGGCATGCCAAACAGAAAATGGTGTGCTTTTGATTCCAAGGCACAAGACATATTAcattggaccaattaaatttcaTGGTCCTTGCAAGAAAGGCCTTAGAATGACG ATAAATGGAGAACTCATAGCTTCAAAGGACATATCAGATTATAAACAAGATAGAAGACATTGGCTTTTATTCCAAAACATGGAAAATTTTATAGTTGAAGGTGTGGGAAGCATCAATGGCAATGGACAAGTATGGTGGAAACTCTCTTGCAAAATTGATAAAACAATT CCATGCAATGCAAAAACACTAACAGTTCCAACT GCTATGACTTTTTACAATTGCACAAATTTGACAGTGAGAAATTTAGAGTTGAAGAATCCACAGAAAATGCACTTGACAATTACTAAAAGTGTGTTTGTTGAGGTTTCAAGATTGAGAATTACAGCACCTGCTGATAGCCCCAACACTGATGGCATTCATGTTTCTGGGACAAAAGATATAGATATCCACCATTCTTATATTGAAACag GTGATGATTGTATCTCAATTGTAAATGGTTCCACTAATGTTAGAGCAAGATATATACATTGTGGACCTGGCCATGGAATCAG TATTGGAAGCTTGGGGAAAAATAAACAGGAGGATgttgtttcaaatatttatgTACATGATGCCACCTTGAGGGGAACAACTAATGGATTAAGAATAAAGTCTTGGCAG GGAGGACGTGGATATGCAAAAGATATTCTTTTCCAAGACGTAGTGATGGTGAATGTGACCAACCCCATAATCATAGATCAATTTTACTGTGACCAAGATAACCCATGCAAAGAGCAG aaaGAAGCAGTGCATGTGAGTAAcataatgtacaaaaatattaaGGGAACGAGTTCTACACAAACTGCTATTATATTAAATTGCAGCAAAACTATTCCATGCAAAGGGATACAAATGGAAAATGTGGATATACGTCACGAGAGCGGTTCAACTGTCAAAGCTTTATGTGCAAACGTTAAATACACTACAAAGGGGGTATTTTTCCCAAAATGCCCTTCCGAGCATCGGTAG
- the LOC132063153 gene encoding uncharacterized protein LOC132063153 isoform X1 produces the protein MLEPKFVAEAMSVIAANTNVPVSVKCRIGVDDHDSYNELCDFIYEVSSQSPTRHFIIHSRKALLNGISPKDNRKIPPLKYEYYYALLRDFPDLQFTINGGINSIEEVNAALMEGAHGVMVGRAAYGNPWQILGLVDSAVYGAPLRSITRRQVLEQYQVYGDSVLGMYGPRPSVREVVRPLLGLFHAEPRNVMWKRKVDAAFRHCTTIESLFEETLVEIPDSVLDSPITEVPSGSSDMFIEVKSLLPPPYTVNKEELLYA, from the exons ATGCTTGAGCCAAAG TTTGTTGCTGAGGCCATGTCTGTAATTGCTGCAAATACAAATGTTCCTGTGAGCGTCAAATGCAGAATTGGCGTTGATGACCATGACTCATATAATGAACTGT GTGATTTTATTTATGAGGTTTCTTCTCAGTCACCAACTCGGCATTTTATTATACATTCTCGGAAGGCATTACTGAATGGAATCAGCCCAAAAGATAATCGAAAAATTCCCCCACTCAA GTATGAGTATTACTATGCCCTTTTGCGTGATTTCCCTGATCTACAGTTCACAATAAACGGAGGCATAAATTCTATTGAGGAG GTTAATGCGGCACTTATGGAAGGAGCTCATGGGGTTATGGTGGGACGTGCAGCTTATGGCAA TCCATGGCAGATTCTAGGACTTGTTGACAGCGCTGTATATGGTGCACCTCTTCGTAGTATAACCCGGCGCCAG GTTCTTGAACAATATCAGGTCTATGGTGATTCAGTCCTTGGAATGTATGGGCCTAGGCCAAGTGTTCGAGAAGTTGTCAGG CCTTTGCTCGGCCTATTTCATGCAGAGCCTAGAAATGTTATGTGGAAGCGTAAGGTTGATGCTGCTTTCCGGCACTGCACG ACAATTGAATCCCTTTTCGAGGAGACGTTGGTGGAAATTCCAGACTCAGTACTTGATTCCCCCATTACAGAAGTGCCCTCTGGTAGTAGCGATATGTTCATTGAGGTGAAGAGTTTGTTACCTCCTCCATACACAGTTAATAAAGAAGAATTACTGTATGCttaa
- the LOC132063153 gene encoding uncharacterized protein LOC132063153 isoform X2 — MSVIAANTNVPVSVKCRIGVDDHDSYNELCDFIYEVSSQSPTRHFIIHSRKALLNGISPKDNRKIPPLKYEYYYALLRDFPDLQFTINGGINSIEEVNAALMEGAHGVMVGRAAYGNPWQILGLVDSAVYGAPLRSITRRQVLEQYQVYGDSVLGMYGPRPSVREVVRPLLGLFHAEPRNVMWKRKVDAAFRHCTTIESLFEETLVEIPDSVLDSPITEVPSGSSDMFIEVKSLLPPPYTVNKEELLYA; from the exons ATGTCTGTAATTGCTGCAAATACAAATGTTCCTGTGAGCGTCAAATGCAGAATTGGCGTTGATGACCATGACTCATATAATGAACTGT GTGATTTTATTTATGAGGTTTCTTCTCAGTCACCAACTCGGCATTTTATTATACATTCTCGGAAGGCATTACTGAATGGAATCAGCCCAAAAGATAATCGAAAAATTCCCCCACTCAA GTATGAGTATTACTATGCCCTTTTGCGTGATTTCCCTGATCTACAGTTCACAATAAACGGAGGCATAAATTCTATTGAGGAG GTTAATGCGGCACTTATGGAAGGAGCTCATGGGGTTATGGTGGGACGTGCAGCTTATGGCAA TCCATGGCAGATTCTAGGACTTGTTGACAGCGCTGTATATGGTGCACCTCTTCGTAGTATAACCCGGCGCCAG GTTCTTGAACAATATCAGGTCTATGGTGATTCAGTCCTTGGAATGTATGGGCCTAGGCCAAGTGTTCGAGAAGTTGTCAGG CCTTTGCTCGGCCTATTTCATGCAGAGCCTAGAAATGTTATGTGGAAGCGTAAGGTTGATGCTGCTTTCCGGCACTGCACG ACAATTGAATCCCTTTTCGAGGAGACGTTGGTGGAAATTCCAGACTCAGTACTTGATTCCCCCATTACAGAAGTGCCCTCTGGTAGTAGCGATATGTTCATTGAGGTGAAGAGTTTGTTACCTCCTCCATACACAGTTAATAAAGAAGAATTACTGTATGCttaa